Part of the Oncorhynchus tshawytscha isolate Ot180627B linkage group LG07, Otsh_v2.0, whole genome shotgun sequence genome, GCCTCCTGGATCGCTCCCTCACCACTGCCGAGCAGGAGCTGCAGAACGCACAGAGACAGATAGCAGTGCTACAGGTGGGCAGGTACTAGTAGGGAGAATGTAAACTGTAGAGAAAGGCAAAGAAAGGTGAACTTTACTTCAGGGGGTAGCAGTAAGGTGACAGTGACTGTCATGAGATGTGGCTGAGTGTTTCCTCAACATGTGAGTCATCTTATTTCCCCTGCTGAGTCAAGCGTTAGTTATATTAACTTGACCTTTATTTAGTTGGTTGGTTCTGTGTGGGTCAATGTGGTAATGTTTTCCTAGGCGCACACattagtattttactggggtCAAACTCAATTTGATAATGCAAAGCATTCATCAAAGTCAAGTCCCATAGCATATGATTGTAAGATAACAATCAACCCCTCCCCCAACCCTCATTTACTGAGGCGATTGGCTGATGTTGGTGTACATGTTTTATTTGACTGCTTTGTGAAAGGAGAAGTTGGTGGATGTAagaaagaaaataacattttctATGGCGAGTGTCTTTATGTCCGGTGTTTGTCTAGTCATTGCTATAATAGAAGACCAGGATCATTTCTACTTTGTAGTTTGTCTGAAATTCTCTGTACAGATAAGTGAGGGGGTTAGTCAGGTGAGATGGTGCTTTTGTTGCAGATTATTGTACTTTCCTCTTCATGTCTGTTATTCCCTGAGCTCCGGGGGTCGTGTTCACTTTAAATTTAAGCTAAATGAAACCCCATGCAGGCGTGAGTTGGAATCACTACAAAATGGCTGAAGCCCCAGGCCCTCTGGACCTAAAAGCATCTGCTGCTAGTTAGATGTCTAATGTTAAGCAGAATTGTTTGGCTTGTTTGTCCTTGGTCTGGACCCTGATGGTGTCTGTTACGACTGAAGTTTTATAACAACGTGCACATCATCCTTGACATACATTTTGTACATAAATGACATGATGTAGCCTAGCTAGTAGGCCACTGTTGAATAGTATTTTACTGTGGAGACTTTGTTAAATAGTTGGAATTGTAAGAGTTGTTTCcagtccctttctctgtgattgtcattctaatggaatacaGAAAGAACATAACCcagtccctttctctgtgattgtCATTCTAATGGGGTACAGAAAGAACATAACCcagtccctttctctgtgattgtcattctaatggaatacaGAAAGAACATAACCcagtccctttctctgtgattgtcattctaatggaatacaGAAAGAACATAACCcagtccctttctctgtgattgtcattctaatggaatacaGAAAGAACATAACCcagtccctttctctgtgattgtcattctaatggaatacaGAAAGAACATAACCcagtccctttctctgtgattgtCATTCTAATGGGATACAGAAAGAACATAACCcagtccctttctctgtgattgtcattctaatggaatacaGAAAGAACATAACCcagtccctttctctgtgattgtcattctaatggaatacaGAAAGAACCAAAAAAAAActgtcctcaaacatttacatcaaaagTTGCAAAGTTATGAACAAAGAcacaaaacatccacatcaaattacagattgtttttgatcaaataacatggaaaacaaccactttttgtgcagtattaattTAACTTCCTTATAAACCACTTTttacacaatgtaaatgtacattagtgtattgtacataggctggtcatctaggtttgtacctgtagactttccatCACCATGAAGAAAAACAGTACAGTAATGGAGTACATCAAATGGTTTGTGATGATGTggctagagcatggtgcttgcaatgtggctagagcatggtgcttgcaatgtggctagagcatggtgcttgcaatgtggCTAGAGCATGGTGCCTGCAATGTggctagagcatggtgcttgcaatgtggctagagcatggtgcttgcaatgtggCTAGAGCATGGTGCCTGCAATGTggctagagcatggtgcttgcaatgtggctagagcatggtgcttgcaatgtggctagagcatggtgcttgcaatgtggCTAGAGCATGGTGTTTGCAATGTggctagagcatggtgcttgcaatgtggctatagcatggcgcttgcaatgtggctagagcatggtgcttgcaatgtggctagagcatggtgcttgcaatgtggCTATAGCATGGTGCCTGCAATGTggctagagcatggtgcttgcaatgtggctagagcatggtgcttgcaatgtggCTAGAGCATGGTGCCTGCAATGTggctagagcatggtgcttgcaatgtggctagagcatggtgcttgcaatgtggctagagcatggtgcttgcaatgtggctagagcatggtgcttgcaatgtggCTAGAGCATGGTGTTTGCAATGTggctagagcatggtgcttgcaatgtggctatagcatggcgcttgcaatgtggctagagcatggtgcttgcaatgtggctagagcatggtgcttgcaatgtggctagagcatggcgcttgcaatgtggctagagcatggtgcttgcaatgtggctagagcatggtgcttgcaatgtggctagagcatggtgcttgcaatgtggctagagcatggtgcttgcaatgtggctagagcatggtgcttgcaatgtggctagagcatggtgcttgcaatgtggctatagcatggcgcttgcaatgtggctagagcatggtgcttgcaatgtggctagagcatggtgcttgcaatgctagtgttgtgggttcaattcccacacgGGACAAGTATgaaaatatatgcactcactgCTAAGTTTCTCTAgataagagcatctactaaaaTGGAAAAGGAATGAATAGACCGTTTCAGTTTTCACATAGAAATAAGTTGCGTTTGCAAAGTATTCCAAGAAACTGGAAGACATATATCAAGTATTATCAGattaactttttttgtacagataattatcagactcaaGATACAAATGTTGGTTAATACTCAAATACATTTAGTTAAAAATGTTCtgtactagtcctgtattaacagacctttactagtcctgtattaacagacctttactagtcctgtattaacagacctttactagtcctgtattaacagacctttactagtcctgtatttgcAGGCGGATATAGACATAATCAGCACAGGCATATTTTTTACTCTGTATCCCCGAACTACTATGCCATGTATTGTTGACATACCTCTTGTTAGCACCTAGAAAACTACTCTTTCCCTAAGTCTCTGACTTGGTGTTTCTGTGGCCCAGTGATTAACActcctctctatctgtttctatgtctctctgtgtatccagGCCCAGCTGGCTGAGATGGAGCAGTCCCACAATGAGAGTGAGAGCTCTGTCCTCCAGCATGATGAGGTGCTGCGTGAGGCGGAGAAGCTGAGGGTCGCCCAGAGGGAGTTAGAAAGGATTCTGGCTGCCCGGGACAGAGCCCACCGCCACCGTGTCAAAGGCCTGGAGGAGCAGGTATGTACACGCACAAGGTTAGAGGTTAAAGGGCAAGAAGACAAACCAtgaatgtctgtgtgtcagtccctGACCCTCTCTGTCCGTCCCACAGGTGTCCACTCTGAAGGACCAGCTACAGCAGGAGATGAGTCGTAGACAGCCCTCTCTACCCACCTCCCTCATATCTGGGGGGAACTGAGCACTGAGCAGCGCTCCCTGTGTCCCTCCATGGGTACTACAGCCCACTAACAGCTCCAGAACCAGTATCACATCATCAGCTCCTCTGTCTTGACACACGCCTCTCCTCCTACTCAGGGAGAAAGTCAGCGACGCCACGGGAGGAGACTGTGGGTGATAAAAGTGTCATCCAGCACAACAGAGGAATGAGATCCTCATCTCTGCCAGTATATACAGTTGACCAGGGttcccttccacacacacaccagcatacAATGGGAGAACAGTCTGAGTCACTGTTTGAGCACTAGGCAACAAATTGATCAGTCCTATGAAGAAACTACTGTACCGTCCATCTTGCTAGTATTTGGTTGAGATTGACCCAACTAGTTTGCCTGGACTAATAGATGGACACTATTATATGTAGAGCACATGATATATAGACATGAGATGAAATATttatgcactgtatgtgtgtactgtttgtgattttagatgtgtgtgtgtactgaacaaaaatattaatgcaacaatttcaaagattttactgggtaacagttcatagaaggaaatcagtcaattgtacTAAATTCATTGGgtcttaatctatggatttcacatgactgggcaggtgcACAGCCATGGGAGGgcgtaggcccacccacttgtgaGCCAAACCCAGCCAATCggaatgagttttccccacaaaaaaataagttttattacagacagaaataatcctcagaaccccccatccccctcctcagacgatcccgcaggtgaagaagctggatgtggaggtcctgggttgcacgtggtctgcagttgtgaggccagttggatgtactgccaaattctctaaaacaatgttggaggcagattatggtagagaaattaacatttaattatttggcaacagctctggtttttgcagtcagcatgccaattgcacactccctcagaacttgagacatctgtggcattgtgttgtgtgataaaactacattttagtagccttttattgtccccagcacaaggtgcacctgtgtaatgatcatgctgtttaatcagatccttgatatgccacaactatcaggtggatgggttatcttggcaaaggggaaatgctcagtaacagggatgtaaacaaatgtgtgcccaatttgagagaaataagctttttgtgtgtatgaacattttcttggatcttttatttcagctcatgggaccaacactttacatgttgcgtcttatttttgttcagtatacttgtAACAAACTAGAAATAGCACATATCGAAGTGCATTATTGATAACTATTAGGATTATGTATAGGGTTGAATGCACATGCATCAATCATGTGGATTTGAAAATGAGGGAACAGTTGTGTATCTGGAAGATATTAATGTTTATCAAGGATCTTTGACTACAATGACAACCAGCTCAACAGGGCAGATTGATCCGTAGTGCCAACAAACAAACTCATCACAATAAAATCACTCCAAGCTGAAgttgtagtaaaaaaaaaacatttattttctccTCCATTATAGTGAAAGGGTTTTACAAAGCAGTAGTACAGTAACAATTTATGAGCCGCCACTTCTTGCCTCTGATATGTGAAACTATGCACTCACTGCAAGGTCACCAGCCACCGTAGCTCTAGTCATGTGGCCGACCGTGTTACACAAAAACACTTTCAGGAGAGATCAGGCGTCAGGTCAGAATCCGTCTCTTCAAGTCTGATTGTGGATGCTCGCCACCCAGGAAGTGCAGAGGCAGTGGGATGATGATTGAGTGCTGATAATGCCTCTGTTGTTGAGGTCAGTGCACAGTGGCTGCCACTCTTGCTGTACCCTCACTACTATGACTGATTTCAACAAAGgtacagtaaacaacaacaaacaccaCACAATGATGTAGAATATAGGATACAGTAAGGCAAAAAAAAACAAGATCAAGATTGTTTTATGTGCATCTCTTGAGTGCTGATTTCAATTCCTTAGCACCAGTATGTTAGTGATTTTATAGCACcagttatgttatgttatacagTCATCAATGTTCTGTTGAATATGAAATAATATGTTTAGACATACACACATTCTACTGATCCCACCTTGCATTATGTATAATTCTGAAAGAGAGATGAAAAAAGGGATGACGGGGAAAGTCACTAGAGAAGTAGAGAAAATAAACAAATAGAGGAGTTTTTTGGAACCAAAGATTATGTGGAATACAGTCGAAGATTAAACAGGAAAAGAgatgggacagaggaagagaagggtgtAGGGGGTGGGATGTGGACCCTAAGAGATGTGGCAGTATTTGGGCTGGAGTTCTCACTGATGTGTCCATGTTCTCAACAGCCTCCACAGCTCTTCCCACAGCTGCTCCCCAGTGACCCACACTGGCCACTCACCGCCGCTACACCACAACGAGAGAACTGGTCACGGCACATgtcagctacagagagagagagagagaagggttacaAGTTTGCTCCTGTACTGTCCGTGTCCACGTCTGAGAGTGtccgtgtgggtgtgtgggtgctttTCTTTATTAGGGACAGTGGGTTGTGCACCATAAACCAGAAAAAGTGTAGGCTGACCACCTCTTAGCAGCTCTTCATGCGCACACACGGTCCTGACACACACCTCCTTGTTGATCACATACACCCTTCGCAAGCTGAGGAGAGAGTAACGGGGTTACAGTGTGATATTGAACACTATATAAATCCACTGTCAATACCCTCATGGTAAAAACTAAGGTGCAGTAGCATACCTGTAGAAACAGAGGCTATTCAGACACTGTTTGCATGGCTTGTGAATAGAGTAGAGTCTGGTGCAGGGGTACTGCTCTTCTCGGCAATCTACACAACACAAAACAAGTGAGCCATGCAAGAAAATACATACAACCCTATAGATATCACAATAATACTTCAACACAAAGCCAATCATTCATGAATCACTTTACACACGggccctcccttcccctctctccctatgttTCTTACCTAGGGGGCCAGGTTCTGTaggctctgtctctggctctggaAAACAAAACAGAAACTCAACTCCCATTGAAATGGAATACTTCTGTTAATGTGACAACAGAACATGACAGTGGGTATAGATGTTGAACTGTAGATAATACATGTTGAAGAGTAGATAATGAGAGGTGGGTACGTACCAGATGGACCAGGACGTTCTGGCTCAGGGAATGGTCGAGGACCATGTAACAAGACCTGCTGCTGGACATCCGTGTCAGGATtctctgacagggagagagagttttCAGTACATCATCAAAGGGCAGAGAAGCTTTCTACATCAGTTTATCAAAACTACGTTTTTATCAAAACTGATGATACTACCAGAGTAATATAGGTAACAAGCTCATACAAGTATCTTACCAGGAAAATAATCAGGGTCATAGTCCTCTGTGAAGCAAAATGAACAACGGTACAGTATGAGATATGCTTTTGTTACATTGACTGGTAACATGTGAAAATCttacaacaaacaaacagacggacggacggacggacggacagacagacagagacaagcaaGCAAACCTTCATGACAGATATCTACTCAAATACAGTGGGGATTTTGACCACCTGCTTTCAAAATTGAGAGGAAATGTATAGGCGATTGTCTTTATGCATTCCTTCATATTCAAGATGTTAGCAAATGATGAAATAGTAAGTGAAATTTACAAAAGACTAGTGACATtatttacactacatgaccattaTTTACACTACATTTACACTACATggcctgcttgtcgaacatctcattccaaaatcatgggcattaatatagagtttcCCCCCTTGgatgcaataacagcctccactcttctgggaaggctttccactagatgttggaacattgctgcggggcctccattcagctacaagagcattagcgaggtcgggcactgatgctggctcgcagtcggcgttccaattcatcccaaaggctttcgatgtggttgaggtcagagctctgtgcaggccagtcaagttcttccataccgatctcaacaaaccatttctgtatggacctcgctttgtgcacggcgGCATTGaaatgctgaaacatgaaagagccttccccaaactgttgacacaaagttgggagcacagaatcgtctacaatgtcaatgtatgctgtagcgttaagatttcccttcaatggaactaaggggcctagcctgaaccattattccttctccaccaaactttacagttggcactatgcattggggcaggtagcgttctactGGCATCCACAAAACCCAGATTTATCCGTCggaatgccagatggtgaagcgtgattcatcactccagagaacgcgattccactgcttcagagtccaatggcggtgaggtttacaccactccagccgatgcttagcattgcgcatagtgatcttaggcttgtgtgcggctgcttggccatgaaaaccagtttcatgaagctcctgatgaactgTTCTTGTGCTGGCGTTGCTTCcagtggcagtttggaacttggtagtgagtgttgcaaccaaggacagataaTTTTTATGAgctacacacttcatcagtcgtcggcccagttctgtgagcttgtgtggcctaccactttgcgactgagccgttgttgctcctaaaagtttccactacacaataacagcacttacagttcacCAGGGAAGCTCTAGCGGGCAGAAATTTtgcaaactgacttgttggtaaGGTGGCATCCAATGACGCTGCAACGTTGAaggtcactgaactcttcagtaaggccattctactgccaatgtttgtctatggagattgcatggctgtatgctcaaATGTGGACACCTGTTAGCAACAGGTGTCACTGAACccactcatttgaatgggtttccaaatacttttgtatatatagtgtatttatttgtattttacttATTTTATCCTCATTTTTactaggtaagttgactgagaacacattctcatttacagcaacaacctgggtaatagttacagaggagaggagggggatgaatgagccaaatgGAAATGTATAaggttttctctctcctcctcactatcAGTCTACCTCCACACAGGACCcatggtccagcgtcgtccgggttgggCCGGTGtgggccgtcaatgtaaataagaatttgttattaactgacttgcctaattaaataaaggttacatttaaaaatgtaatttaaaataGAGAGCAAACATAAGAGTCTTCCTACTGCTCTCCATGCCACACACAGgacatgacatgtttccacctGCCTGGTCAAATTGAACATTTGTCATGGTTTACCCTCAGGGCAGGTAGACAAAAGATGTGAAAAAGACCAAATGTGGTGAGACAGTACtgagtcactgtgtgtttgtacaCATGGACAGATAGTGTAGTAATGACATGGATGAACTCACCCAGGAAAGGAAAGGGTTCTTGGTAGAGTGGGGGCTGGGCTAGCAGAAGGACTGTTGAGGCAAAGTTAGCTAAATGTTTAGGCAAAGGTGCTGGACAAGTGTTTTGTGGTGGTGCTAAGCACAATGTGAAAAACAGTATTGTGTAGAATGAGTATTAGGTTGGTCTATTGTTGTgtgtacactacagtagagttgTGTATGTTGTGTATATTATGTAATGTGCTAGACTCACCTGGCATGGAGAGCAGTAGGAGGACTCTCATGGTCGTTTTCTGTGTGGAGGTAGACTGACACTGAGGAAGAGAGACCTTATACATTGTCAAATGAGTTACTGATTCCAAGTGATATAGAGAGATCTGTCACATAGTGTTCACGCATCATAGAAGTATTTCTATGTCACTTTTCAGAATCTTTAGCCATGAGCCTCTTGTCTtttcccttccatctctcctgtctTGCATTCTAGcctcacctcttccctttccCTGGACtcacctcccctccacctcctccactctctccttcaTTCTGCCCTGCCCTGGCCCCATAAAGTCAGGGGGAAAAAGGAAAACTTGGACAGAAAGAATGTGGCACGTCTGTCTTTCTTAACAATCCCTCtgtttttctccttttctctgttCCACTGTGAAACGCTCTAAAGCAGACAGACCAGTGGCTAAATTCCAGGAAAATAACCACTGAGCCCCTCCACCAtcttctatatccctctctccacgtctctcatTTTCCCTCTGTCACCCTCTGTCATTTCCCTTAACCACTCcccctcacctctttctctctctctctctctctctctctctctctctctcaagaagAA contains:
- the LOC112254546 gene encoding microfibrillar-associated protein 2 isoform X1, producing the protein MRVLLLLSMPVLLLAQPPLYQEPFPFLEDYDPDYFPENPDTDVQQQVLLHGPRPFPEPERPGPSEPETEPTEPGPLDCREEQYPCTRLYSIHKPCKQCLNSLCFYSLRRVYVINKEVCVRTVCAHEELLRADMCRDQFSRCGVAAVSGQCGSLGSSCGKSCGGC
- the LOC112254546 gene encoding microfibrillar-associated protein 2 isoform X2, with the protein product MRVLLLLSMPEDYDPDYFPENPDTDVQQQVLLHGPRPFPEPERPGPSEPETEPTEPGPLDCREEQYPCTRLYSIHKPCKQCLNSLCFYSLRRVYVINKEVCVRTVCAHEELLRADMCRDQFSRCGVAAVSGQCGSLGSSCGKSCGGC